In the genome of Podospora pseudocomata strain CBS 415.72m chromosome 7, whole genome shotgun sequence, the window CATCTGGAAGTCCAATCACATAATGCTCAATGTAAAACTGAATAGCCCTGTCGACGGCATTGATGGATATCTCCATGGGCACTCTGTACCCCAGTTCGGGGGCTTCTCGTTTGAAGGTGATCGCCGATGATGCCGATTGTGGTGATTGGGAGGCTGCCAGCCGACGTCGTATACTAATTGGAGATGCTGTTGATGTCGACGTTGGCGAGGtggccgaggaagatgaagatgttgatggcgttgGCGAAGATCCTGATCCTTCTCCCTGTTCGGATGTATCCGGCACACCCCACTGCTGGTGTGCTCTTTTTATGACTTTGCTGCTCTCATCCCGGAACATCAACGAGAGCTGGTCTCGGTACCCGGGACACGGCTTACCCACCCGGATGCATTGCGCACACTGAGGGCGGACTTTGTCGCACTGCGAGGCACCACATGTCCGTCAGCACAAGATCCAGAACCCTTCCACCGGTACACTGATCTTCGATCCTTTGACACGACACAGATCTGACAGATGACAGACCACCAGGGGAGCCCGCAGGCAGGTATCTATAGCGGGAACACGACCCGAAGCTCTGGGCCACACGGGCGGCTGCGGATTGGGCCGGGCCCTGCCTGGTAGTGTCTGGCATATGTAGTCTGATGTCAGGGCATGGGGCTTAATACGTAAAAACTCACCTTGATGCGTCTCGTTCGACAGTTCTGGCAGCCCTGTGATGCTTTTCCACAGTAAACCATGGTTGGTTTCGGTGTTCTCGTAAACAAAGGCCAGAATGGGTATTCAACTCGCCGCCCGCATCCCCGCCCTCGCGCTCAGTTTTGCTGCGTTACTCCAGATATTGGCGGGGACTCGCCGGTAGTTAACCGAGCAGGGAAACCACTTCGTCGAtaggggggagatggcggaCAAATGGCGGTCACTCTTCGGGAGCTTCCATCAGGCAGGTCGCATTCGCTTCGCAACGGCGTGCGCATGCTATGCTATGCAGCAGCGTGATACGGCATCACTGCTGGTGGCAAGAAGACGGCAGAGTACGGTATGATATAGGGTGATTAGTAATAAATAATGGGGAGTTAATTGCTCAAGGGCCAGAAGTGAGCTGAGGGCTTGGGACTTGTTCCTAAGAAACGGGAGCCTCGGTCTCTTGTACCCTGAGAGACGTGAACACAAGGACAGCTTGGCATAAAAAAGGCCAACGAGAGATGATCCGCGATCGGCACCCGCTTGTGATGTGATATGATATCAAAAAAATAAGAGAGAACGTAGGGGGCTCGGTGGTGAAATTGAAGCAGATGGGGAGCTGCCTGGCCAGATGGCAGATGGCTGATGGACCCCGGAAATAACGGCCAATTACCCACAGCTCTAAAAGCTCCGGCGATTCAAAGCTGAAGCAAGTGAGGTGGGAAGCTGCCAGCATTTCAGTGGGCATCGTGGAAACTATAGCGCCGTTGGGATCTCGCGTGCTTCCGCCAGGTTCCCCGCCATTCCTATCCGAGTAGCTGTGACTTGTCGCTAGCCACGACTGCGACTCTGGCGCAGGTATCCGGAACACCCGCTGCTCTGCCGGGGGTCAATTAAACCGGCCGATGCGCCGATTGTCAATGCGCTGCGGCGTGCACAGGCCCGGCAGCTGCCATCCGGCAGCACTAACGCCAGCAAGATGCGGGGTGACACCTGTGACGCAGCCTTGGTATCTTGGAGTATTGGGGTTTCTGACAGCATGTGCTTGTTTACCTGCTGTAAGTTGCTGACTTGACAGGGCACAGGTGTCCACAGAAAAATTTGGCCAGATTTTGCGCCTTGCTGTTGCCAGAACGATCATTACGATGCAACGGTGATGTTTGGCTGGAGGCTATCGTGTTTCACGGTGGCTTGGGTTCAATAGATCCGGATGATGTGGTAGCAGTGCCCCGCCGCGAGATTCGAACTCACCTAGTCGTTTGATCGAGGATCGGTTTCTTCAAATGACGGCgatggcttgctgctggacATCAGTTTCCAACCCTGGCTCCCTGGTTCACCAACAAGCCACGCATTGAATATGATCTGCGGCGGATATCTATCAGCATCAGGGTAAGGATCGAAATCAGACAAAGTCAGTTGTGGCATGACAAAACCATTAGATCTATAAACCGACGATTCGTCGCGTATCTGGTCTTTATGCTAGGTTGCCATGCTCCTTTTCCAGCAGattttgccttttttttttttttttttttttaagtTGGTGTGAAATTGCAACTCTGAGCATCCATCCATGACCGACATTACGGCCCACTCGGGGTCGGCCAGTGCCGGTATCTGCCCCTCCCCGAAAACAAAACCCCGGACTCCGGGCCGGCCATCTGCATCGGGCGGGGTACAGGAGCCAGAGCTCCGGCCCGAGTCAAGGGCCCCGTCTTCCGGACCCGCCATTCCGTCTTGATCAGCATTGAACTTGCATACTGACAAAGTTCTCAGCTCTCTTGACTGCAGCTGCTTCTTGCGGGGAACTCTGCATTGCCTCATGCAGACAGAGTGTTGAGAGCTTTGATCGACAGCGGGTACGCACAGTTTCGAGGCAATCTTCAGCATGCCCTATAGCTATCTTGCCGAAGGTAGTCACATGTGTATGTCAATGGCGTAGTACCTTGCCCTAGCGAGATGGAGAGAAGCACCTTGCTGTAAGATTGAATATACTGGCTAATCTTTAGCAAAGGGCTACCTGGTGATAGGTAGTCAAACTCTCATCACTGTTCTTCTCAAGCAGAGCTTCCCTTCCGAGCTCAAATCAGATCAGATGACGCTGCAGAATCCTCTATAGATAAGCATCAAATCTCAATATCACCAGTACTGAGGACAGAATCTAAAAACACAATTGGTGGCGAGTTGGCTACCGATGGCTGAAGTTTATTATGGaagtgtggtggtgaagcaACCTGAAAGGCAAGTTCCGCGGCCACACAGTGTGGGGGCAGGCGGCCCAACCTTACGCAAATCAATTTTCTGCGTGTGTTCAAGAATCCATCGACCTGATTCCCAAAGTTTCGCGACTGCCGCAGCCgctctcaacaacaccaggtCACCCTTTCCACTCTGGAGAAGCTCCACCTCGAGAATTCAAACCATCTTCCACTAAATCATTGACCATCCCGTCGACTCTAGCCATCTACCCAATCCGTCTttgccatctccccctccatctctgcgagcttcttctcttctttctctacAAGCCCTTCCCCTCTCCGATCCCGATCCCGCTCCCTGGTGCACTTTCTGCAAACGCAACCGAAGCCCAGCTCCGTTGCCAAACCAGCTCTGATCTCGGAGCCGGCTTCAAAAAAAGAGTGCGTGTGCTCCATCCTCCGATCTTGCTCTCTTCCATCCAAGATGCCCCTCTCTGCCCCTCGATgcgtctttttttctccacTTTCCGCTGACCTCACCATTTCCAGAGATATCTTCACTTCTCTCCGGCGCCACACAAAGCCTAGTCTCGTCCGACTCTGCCCCACGCCCGCGCCGTGAttttccatctccctcgtcgtcatcactTCTGTTTTCTTTAATCATcacacacaaaaaaacaacagcaatcatgtcgacaaacgGTAATGCTAATCACCACGAGCAATACGCTGCTACCggcccaaccaccacagagTCGACTTCCCAGATCGAGAACTCGCAGAGCGACCTCCCCAAGGATGAGATCGGCTGGTACTTTGTTGAGCAATACTACACAACCCTGAGCAAGAACCCCAACAAGCTTCACGTGAGTCTGCGGATATTTCTGGCGGTGCAGTGGCTTGGTGGGCTAACGGTCAATTGTAGCTTTTCTACGGCAAGAAGTCTCAGTTCGTCGCCGGTGCCGAGGCTGAGGTCACCACTGTCTGCGTCAACAGACCTGTAAGACTTTCCAATTGGGTTTGCGTTTAGGTGTTGAGCCTCTCGAAGCTAACTGTCTGCGAAGAACATCCAAGAGCGCATCAAGCAGTTGGACTTTGAGGATTCCAAGGTCCGCATCTCCAACGTCGACTCCCAAGGGTCTGCCGagaacatcctcatccaggtCATTGGTGAGATCTCCAGCAAGGGTGCCGAGCCCCGCAAATTCGTCCAGTCCTTCGTCCTTGCCAAGCAGCCCTCGGGTTACTTTGTTCTCAACGACATCCTGAGATATATCGTCGATGAGCCCGTTGAGGAGACTGAGGCCGCCGCTGAGGCTCCAGTAGAGGCCCCTGCTGCCACCGAGGCTGCCCCAgccgtcgaggccgaggccgagccCGCCGCCGAGCCTGAGGTTCCTGTCGAGGAGCCTGCcgttgaggagaaggagccaGCTGAGTTGGacaccgccgccatctctcagaagcttgaggaggctgctgaggaagCCCCCGCTTccgctgccgccgaggcTCCTGCTCCCGAGCCTGTTGTCGAGACCCAAGAACCagttgttgaggagaagaCTGAGACCCAGCCCACCCCCGAGaaggtcgtcgaggaagttgccgaggaggcggcTGCGAAGCCCGAGGAGCCTAAGGATCCCGCGCCGACCCCCGCGGCTcctgccactgctgctcCTGTTGCCGCTCCCGCGCCTGCGGAGCCCCCCAAGCCCCAGCagccccccaagcccatGACCTGGGCTAGTCGCCtggctgcttctgctgctgccgcggcTCCCAAGCCTGTCATTCCCAAGGTTGCgactcctcctgctgctgctcaggcgcgtgctcctgttcctgcTCAGGCCCCTACTACCGCTCCTCAGTCCACAGAGGCCGCCCCTGCCGCCCCCAAGGATCAGGGTAGCGAGTGGCAGACCGCTGAGACCAAGCGTCAGAGCCGCGCTCagcctgccgctgccgctactcagaccgagaaggagggaacCCTTGCCTATATCAAATTTGTTACTGAtaaggtgaaggaggccgaCCTCAAGGCCACCCTGGAGGCTTTCGGTGAGGTCGTGTACTTCGACATCAACCGTACCAAGGTAAGCGATATCTTTTTAGATGAACGTCAATGAACCAGACTAACCCAGCTGTACAGAACTGCGCCTTCGTCGAGTTCAAGACCCCGGCCGGTTAcaatgctgctgccgctgccaacCCCCACACTGTGAACGGCGAGAACATCGTCGTTGAGCCCCGTCGTCCCAAGTCGAACGCTTATGGCGGTGCCGGCTACCCCGCTCGTGCTGGTGCCACCGGTGGCCGTGGTAGCCGCGGCGGGTACGAGTCTCAGcgcagcggcagccaagGTGGCGGCCGTGGTGGCTTCACTGGACAgggccgtggtggtcgcGGCGGTGCCCCTCGCGGACGCGGCGCTTCCCAGGCCAACGCCTAGACGGCGATTGCTGCTTAGCGCGAGTTCACAAGCTGATCAAAGACACATTTATTGTCCATGATCTTGAAAAGGTTCCAAGGTGAGCTGCTAGTGTCAACAAGCCTAGCATCCATATTCACACGCCATACGACGGAgttgaggggagggcgggCATTCTTCTTGGTGCGTCATGGAGTCACGGGGTTTGATTAGTTAGGAAAGGGCAAAATGGTCAAGATtcatggttttttttttctcttgatgGCAATCTGGCGGTGCAGTGTTGTGGAGTTGTGTGTGtttttctgctgctgttaTTCTTGTTCTCGTTGCTAGTTGGGCCGTGCATTTGACTTGCACAGGTCACTCTTTTCCCCAAACACGCCCCTTGcacacacatcacacacataTCAAAAGGTTGTCATGGTTTTGCGGCATCGTTACAGCGTTGGGGGAAACGGAAAACGGTAGCATTGTATACCTCACTGGCGGGGTGGACTGGCTGGATGAATGCGGGTGGGAAAGGTTGGTgtggaaaaaggaaaaagacaCGGCATGAAATGTTGACCTGGTGTACGGTATGGTACGACATGGTACGGAAAATGAAGGCAATGGGGCCCAGAAGGAGTATGCCTgaaaaggagatggagacAACCTCTACACATCACCATTACAACATTCTTCCCAATCGAGGGCGGGGTGGGCCTTGTACGAGTAATTacgtttgggagggagaaaggcaaaaggagaggaagggggacgAAGCGTGTTGAGACAGTATCGTTTTAGCTTGCTTGTGGATTGAAGGGGATCGTACGGTATGGGATAGGGAATAGTTAGTACCTTAGATTAGGGAGGTTTAAAAAGATGTGTATTGTTAAAAGCGAGATATTATTTGCAAAGATTCTGTCTCAACTTGATATGGCTGTCTTGTGATCTGTCTGGGGAAGGAGAGATATGGTGTTGGGCAAGATGTTGGATGTAAGGAAGCTTTATTGGAGTGGGCATGAAGAGAGGTGAGGCACCACCACTACAAGAGCCAAGGACTTGCATCTTGGATTCTGCTTTTGGTGATTTAAAGTCGGGGTACTTTAGTTGGTGTTTAGGTTGTAAGATAAACCATGCCTCAAAAGCAAATCAATACGTCTTTTAAGTATCTTTAATAATGTAGCTTAGTGATTATTCTTCGAGGCATGGTCCACAATATGATATTGGTTAACTTACCCTTGCTCTTCTGTAGGGAGGGTGTGAATAGCCAGACGGCTAGATAAATGGACGTAGAGATATAGGCTGTGTCATCTTGACTATCTAGACATCTAATAGAGCTAGCCACTCGTCTGGCTTTTCGATCTCGTTTTTCAGATCTGTTGATTGTTATGTTGAGCTTTCTCAGCCGGTGCAACTACGGTAAAATAGCTTATCATGACTTCTTCAActgcttcttttcttttctttcccttttcttttctttccctttttttttttttttttcttttttttgttttttgttttcgaGAACATCCAGGCAGGTAGGCAGATGGGAGTTGTCAAGGGATGTTGTCAAAACATTGAGATGGCCGTTCCCTGGTGTTGGGATTTAGCGTGTGCTGTATTCGTCGTCTTTTTGCGAAGTTTACTGTTGAAGCCTATATATTCCGTTGGGTCTTCTTGTCTTGGACGTGTTCTGCTTCACgatagaggaggaggcaatCAATGCTGTTGGAGACATagactggtgatgatgataatgttggggcaaaaaaagaagaaaagcaaacgCTGGAAAGAAACAAACGCTGTTTGTGGACGGGCCAGGAGTCGAACCTGGGCCTTCGCTCAAACTCGGAAACGCACTAACCACTGTACTACCGCGTCCACGGAATGCTAATCTTGGGACTCGGGATTGTATactgggttggggttgggttggagcTGAAGGCTTTGGATTGTGGATGTGGCTTTGTTTGACAGCTGGTGGACGTCGAACTAGTgtggaaaaagggggtgttCGGAAAGGTTAAAACGCCTCCCTGTTTGGGTGATGAGAGGCCGGTTTTTTGGGcggatggtgagggttgatAAGTGCTTTGAATCAGAAGAGGGCGTTTGatattgaggaggatgtATGAAATGGATTTTATGGGCAGGCGCGTGGCGAGGTGGCTAAGCGTGGTGAAAGAGCACTTTTCGAGGGTTCCGGCGTGATAAGCCAAGTAGAAATAGGGGCTTCCGAAATGTGCTGCTCGGCAAACTTCATCGGTTTTCTGTTGGGGTGATAAAGAGACATGACCAGTTCCCAGCTGACTGGAGGCTGATGATCATTGGAGCATCGTTCTCATTCAGAAAACGGCCACGAGGGCACGACATGTCAAAGTTCCAAGAGGTAATAGCGATGTGAAGCACGTCAGATCCTAAAGAGGCATGTATGACACTGATAACCAGCTGTGTCATGTATCAGAACCATATCTCTGCTGTGTTTGGTTGAGAGATATGTGCTAGGTACTTCTCTGTTCACAGACTTAGGCCTGGTTCAGTTCATGTAGGAAGGCTTGTTTGAGTAGTCTAGGTCTTGATATGTTAATGATTATATTTCCACAAAAGATTCTGCGGGTATGGCTGATAGCTTCTCATATGACAGCTGCCATGTCGGTCTGTGTGTCTCTGTATTTCGAATCGGTGTAGCTGAGTCACTTCACGTCGATAAACCTCTCACCTTTCCTACGGCTACCTCGGCAGAGGCTCAGGGAGAGTACATCTGCCAGAGAAAGTAAGCCACTGATGCCCTGCTTGAACCCCAATAGTCCTATATCCCGCAGCACATGACGGTGATagggtggtcgtggtggatCAGGATCCGATAACGCCCCCGGAAACAAGCCAAACCCATATCAGGTAGTTACCCATCCCACATGGAAGACCGGCACTTTGGAGAGCAAACCGACGATGGCGTAAGTAGCACTGACCAGTTGCTAGTCTCGCCCGTGATGTTTCCGAGGCTGTGGGGTAGGGGCTGGTTGGGCTAGTTCCTGCGAGAGGGCGGGATATGGGCGTGCGGCCAAAACGTTTGGGCACAGATGGTCGGGCCTGTTGCCGGAAGAGCTTGTCGGGAAAGGCTTAGTTTGTCGAGACTTggatgggagagggaggtgtaAGATATTTTGGGTGCGCGGTGTTTTCTTTGCTCCGTCTTGTTGTTTGTCTGTTGGACATAATAGATAGGTCAACCTCGTGGTTCTAGATGTCTGGAGCTTAGatgaaccttgatggccaacCTTGAAGGACTCTCCTGATCTGGTGCTGATCGCCTCGACATGCTGGTATCTCGGCCTGTGACATTCAGTCCAGACAGCCGCGCGGCCAAACCATGGTTCGTACAACTCGACGCAAAACTACAGTCTGTATCCGGTAGGTGAGTGCCCATCAAGGTGTGACTCGAAACAGAATAAGGGATGTGTGTTTTTCCTGTCGAGGCTCGAAACAGCAAACATCTCCGCTGACTAACTACGTGTCGCTGCTATGTAACCCCTGACCTGACACTGAGCCGGAGTGTTACACCACGCGGTGAGAGTTGGTGCTATTTTATACAAGCATGTTTTATGCCGTGCTCTCTGCTCTGTTGTCGTTTGTAACCTAACGGATAGGGTCAACAAACATACGTAATACGATCCACAAGAGGagccttctccagcctcGTATATGGAAGTAAGCCGTCAATATCCTTCTGAAGAAAATGAGGATTGAGAGTCCAGATTTGCAAATCATGCGAAAGTGAGATCCGCCTTCCTGTCTGGTGCAAAGGTCTCCAGGCTGGACCCAGACTGGCGGAGCGATACTATCGCCAATGCTTCGGGACTTGCAAGCAGCTAATGAATtcccagaaaaagaaaaagaaacgaGGGAGCCAGCAGGGAGCGAGGCAccgagggagagagaaagaaagaggagTCTCAAGGACCGGTCCAATCCCCCGACGAGCCGAATCATGGTTGTGTTTTTCTACTCCCACCTTCCCAAAAGGAACACCGCACACACTTGGATGAAGAAAATTGAATGCAATGAATGGGGCCCAGAGAAGGCCCACTCGGGCGGGTCCCCGCAACTGCTTGACTGCTTGACTGCTTGACTGCTTGACTGCTTGACTGCTTGTCATTCTCTTTTAAAAACAACTGCAGACTGCCGGTGCCGAGAGGGGAGTCGGTATCGCACACACACGGAAGGCCAGCCCCGGAGTGCTCTATCGAGATGGTGATAGATTGATCGGCAGAGGGTGATGAGATGGCTTAGAGGGCCTGTCGGTGCCGGAAGTTGCCTTCAGCTTGCGACCTGCCAAGTTCAGCTCGCTCACTCATCAAGCCATTTCGTCCCGCACCCTGTCGATTGACCTGCCTTCTAGAAGGCAAAACTCTAGCTGGGAGAGCATGAGTGCGGCACGGGGGTGTTGTGTGCTTGGTTTGGGTCGGGGAGAGCGATGGGCAAACAGGACGTATTGGGCGATTGGGTATCCTGAAGCGTGCGGCGTAGTTTATGTAGTTATTATGTTATTATTCAACGACTGTACTCCGTACTCAAGCCAATTCTCGACGATCCCGGCATCTGGCGCCCCCGGGTGGCATGGCGTttcccctcaaccacctaCCCGGAACAGCCTAGCCTAACTGCGCGGAATGGCTGCGAACATCCCTGTCTCGCGTGGTGATTGGCAACGAAACCCCCGGTGCGCCCATCGGTCGACAGGGCATCttcagaagaagaagaaggcacCTTGCGGtaggttgggggtggggtaATAATCGGACCATGCTCAACGGGAAAGATCCAAATGAAGTCCAGAGACAACTTGCAGCCATCGCCATCTCAGCGACCCAGTCGGGTAAAAAAGAGACGGGCTCGGCGCTGCATCTCCCATCTGTTCAAAAACTGCCATCagcaaaagagagagagacccAGCATCTGGTTCGTGGAGGGAGGTTCCATCGATATTGTGGATGGAGGATGCCCAAGCGAGCGAGCCGGGTGGGTTTTTTCAGCCCCTCCAGCGGTTGTGCCAAGGAGTCATATTGGGCACATCTTCCGCTTCCCGTCATCATTTGCCCGTTGCCCTTTACTTCTTTTGCCCTCCTGCCTGCCAGTACCTTGCATTCCCTATTGCCTATTGCCTATTCATAGCGCCGCCTGTCTTTTTTTACCATTCTTTCGCTCACTCTTTTTACTCTACTACATACATTCGAATACTCACtcaagcatcatcatcactcatgTACAGTGTCCGATCTTCTGCAGCAGACTAACACTACGCCCACCCATTATATCATCACACACAGAACAGGTTCCCTTGCACCTCGGCTTGGGTGCTTCCCATATGCTAAGCTTTCCTGCCTTGGCGGTCTCTCCACCAATCCGATCCCTCTCAAAGTCAGACTCGGTGCATGGTAAACCCGCCAGCAAGTGTGCGTCGCTGGATTTCAAGTTCATCACCGGTCTCAAACTCTCGCCCGGGGGCTCAGCGTAGCAACCGGGCGCGCCGACTCAAGCAGCCTGACTCGTAGCAGGGAGACCACGCAAACATCGCCATCGTGCTGGGCCGCTTTTAAGGGAGTTTTACTCACCTCAGGGGAGGTGTACGGGGGTTCGGGGTGCACACGATGCCAGTGGGGGACGACTCGAGCTATCTCACAAAAAGGAGGGCGTCACCACTTGCGTGATCAGTATCACAGAAAGTGTCACGTGTCCCATGGAGCAAAGGCCTGGCGATGCCTTCTCCCAGCACAGCGGCGACTCGAGCGACGCGCCCCCATCAGGGGGGATGGGGCGCCCGCGCCGCATGTccatggaggaggatatgTTCTACCGGGAAGTCATGACGTCGCGGCCAAAGAACCCGCCGAGCTATGAGACGGCCATGCAGGCTGCTGTGGCGGCCgagaggagggcgatggcgatggctgcTGTCGAGGACCAGGAAGAGAGGCTGCCCCAGTACTCATCCGAGTTGGATATCGAGGGCGTGTTTATGCgcaagatggagatggaggacaCGATCAAGCGGGCCGAGTATCGAGACTGGAGGATGGTTTATGTCGAGCTTCGGGGAACGGCACTCAACGTCTACTCGGTCAAGAAGGAGCGTGGATGGTGGTCGTCAAAGCCGGACGCACCTAACATTGCGCCTGATAATCCGCCATGGGTGAAGAAGCATGCGTTGGAGCGGAGCTACAGCCTGCTCTATGCGGATGCGGGGATCGCGGCGGATTATAAGAAGTGGGTTCAACCCTGTTGCTTCGCCATGAAATGGGATGACAGCTGACATGAGGAACAGGAAGCGCTACGTCATTCGGCTACGAGTGGAAACGGACCAGTTTTTATTGTCGTGTTTCGAGTTGAGCACATTTGTCACATGGCTCGACAGGCTGTATGCTGCCTTCAACGTGGCCGCACCCATCGATGAGCGCGATTTCCCCAGGGACTACAGCATACCACGGATTCAGAGGATACGGTTCTTGCGCGGACAACGACCGCCACCCCAGGACCATCTTGGCAGGCAACCCGATCATAGAAGACCAGACGAGagcgacgaagacgacagcgaaggggagggagagggcggtgaaCCACCAGATCAcagaggtggcggcggacgTGGGCCACGGCCGGCTGAATACCCGATAATGGCGAGGTTATCAATATCATCATACGCGAACGAGAACGTCGACCCGGAAACCGGAAAATGGCTGCCAGAACACGGCTGGACCATCGCCCACGACCAACTCTACGCCCGTCTGTGCTACGCGGTACTATTATTCAAGTCACCACGGAAGAGCAATTACATTGTCTCACGAGGCAAGCGGTGGTGGATCGACTGGGACAGCGGCAAGATGGTTCGGGTGCTACCCCCGGCCTACGGCGAAATCGACGTCATGGGCCCATGGCAGGTCATCATGGCCGAGAACAGGAGGATATAAGCCTGTTGTCACAACGCAACTATTTCCTTCTATGTTTGTCTTGCATTATACTCATACTTGACTgttattttctttttattATCTATCTATATATCTGG includes:
- a CDS encoding hypothetical protein (COG:A; EggNog:ENOG503NXYT), yielding MSTNGNANHHEQYAATGPTTTESTSQIENSQSDLPKDEIGWYFVEQYYTTLSKNPNKLHLFYGKKSQFVAGAEAEVTTVCVNRPNIQERIKQLDFEDSKVRISNVDSQGSAENILIQVIGEISSKGAEPRKFVQSFVLAKQPSGYFVLNDILRYIVDEPVEETEAAAEAPVEAPAATEAAPAVEAEAEPAAEPEVPVEEPAPKDPAPTPAAPATAAPVAAPAPAEPPKPQQPPKPMTWASRLAASAAAAAPKPVIPKVATPPAAAQARAPVPAQAPTTAPQSTEAAPAAPKDQGSEWQTAETKRQSRAQPAAAATQTEKEGTLAYIKFVTDKVKEADLKATLEAFGEVVYFDINRTKNCAFVEFKTPAGYNAAAAANPHTVNGENIVVEPRRPKSNAYGGAGYPARAGATGGRGSRGGYESQRSGSQGGGRGGFTGQGRGGRGGAPRGRGASQANA
- a CDS encoding hypothetical protein (COG:S; EggNog:ENOG503NVTI), translated to MEQRPGDAFSQHSGDSSDAPPSGGMGRPRRMSMEEDMFYREVMTSRPKNPPSYETAMQAAVAAERRAMAMAAVEDQEERLPQYSSELDIEGVFMRKMEMEDTIKRAEYRDWRMVYVELRGTALNVYSVKKERGWWSSKPDAPNIAPDNPPWVKKHALERSYSLLYADAGIAADYKKKRYVIRLRVETDQFLLSCFELSTFVTWLDRLYAAFNVAAPIDERDFPRDYSIPRIQRIRFLRGQRPPPQDHLGRQPDHRRPDESDEDDSEGEGEGGEPPDHRGGGGRGPRPAEYPIMARLSISSYANENVDPETGKWLPEHGWTIAHDQLYARLCYAVLLFKSPRKSNYIVSRGKRWWIDWDSGKMVRVLPPAYGEIDVMGPWQVIMAENRRI